In Mytilus edulis chromosome 3, xbMytEdul2.2, whole genome shotgun sequence, the genomic window GAATGAAGGCAGTTTTGTGCAGTCTCAATGGTCTGTGCATCTCATGATAAACTAAATCATTCGTAATTTGTTCAAATCTTGAAGAATCAAGTCATTGAATACCATGGATTTTgcttaatatatataattagcacagttttgaagatttttaaatatttattttattaaagtttctgtTATGCAATTAAACAAGTCTGTGGGGAAATATGtgggttttatttttattaaactttttctGTTGCAAAATGTAAAGGATAattacattattttgatttttctaactgcatgaattaaaaaaagattcaACTTTTATCAGttaaatatgaaacaaacaatatttcaagAGAAGCAACTTTCCAACTACATTTTGTTTATCGTAGATTTTTCCTGATTTCACaacttttgaaatcataaaaattgtcacttttattaaagataataatTCAAGAGAAACAATTCCCTAATAACATGTTGttcaaattgttataaaaacacaaaggtttaattgtttatttaatatttttatctaaattaacATTTCGCCTTAGTTCAATTCCCATCTGgccttagtatttttttttaccttttttacctggaattcacagctaaggcgaaatgagaacacACTGTCggtgccccccccttttttatgaaaatttctggatccgtcaATGATTCTGTTCACTAAACACTACAATTAATTCCTAATCTATCTATGTATATAACACTACTATAAGAATGAATTGTACGATTTTCAGTTGATGCGTTATGAAAATCTTAGTCTCTCGTTTCTCATCAGGAATGCTTTGATAAATTTAACTGCTTTCTTTGGAGAGGGGGATCATTGCTGTTTCAAATGTATTAGTCGTTCCTTCGAATCTTTTACGGACGCCGTTATGATTTGGTTGATGTTATGTAATTTCTCTGTCGTATAGAGGACCACTGATATTTACACATGTACTAAGATTTTACAACTGAGGAAGTAGTTATTGCGGCAAAATCTTTAAAGAATAATAAAGCAAGTGGTTCAGATTGtattacaaatgaaatgttaCAAATATCATGTTCTTAAGTCTGGTATCTACCCAACTTTATGgagagacattttttttattaagcccATTTTTAAGGGTGGGTGTTTTAATGATCCATCTAATTATAGAGGTATAGCCCTTTCAAGTTGTTTaggatgtttttttcttaaagtttTATATAACAGATTAGAAAAGTATCTTGACGGAAATAAACTTATTTGTCGCGAGCACATTGGATTCAGAAAGGGAAGTCGAAAAAGTGATCATGTTTTAACTCTAAAAACCATAATTGATAAAGCATTTaattatcaaaaaagatatatgcctgtttcattgatttcaggaaggcatttgatactattaacagagatgccctcttttacaaattgtcttattacaacaTAGATGGTCCCTTTTTTAGTATAATAAGATATGTATAAAGAGGTTTTGTACTCTGTAAAGATCTCAGAAGGtattactgatttttttaattcctcagttggggtaaaacaagggtgtattttTAGCTCTTcattattttcttaatattaatgatttaccatctatttttgaCTCCAAAGTGTGAACCATccaagttaaatgataatgagATATCATGTCTGGTATACGCTGATGATCATTTAGTCCTTATTTCTGAATCTGCTTATGGCTTGCAAAACTGCCTTGACAAGCTTAGTTTATATTATACTAGTTGGGATTTAACAGTAAATCTTGACAAAaccaaaattatgatttttaacaaatcaggtaaaaaaCTTACAAGAGACAAGTTTGTTTTTAGTGATAATATTTTTGGAACACTgtacagaatataaatatttggaTATACTGTTTAAACCCTCTGGTAGTTTTACAGAAGTGAgacttctttgtaaaaaaaagcctcaaaagctatattttgtattagaaaacTGTTATTTTCTGAAGATATCAATGTACTACCTCACATAAAACTTTTTGATGCTTGTATTAAACCTATACTTCTTTATTGTAGTGAAGTTTGGTCTctttatatgataaaagatattacAAATCTGGAGAGTCATTGGCTACCATCAAAGTTCAGATTAAATTTGCAAAAACTTTAATTGGAGTAAATAAATCAGCTATCAATTTAGCAGTACTAGCTGAACTTGGTATGCATCCAGTTTTTATAGAAGCTTTAAAACTGTCAATTGGCTTCTGGTTGCATGTAATAAAATCCGATAACAATTGTTTACTTAAAGATGTATATTGTTCAAACCTGTAATTAACCAATGGATTTGCTGAAAAGATTGAACAGTTACTTGCTAcataaatttttcacattttttgaaaaatcatgatactatttcaaaaaggcgtttattatatgcaattcataccaaacttaaattaatgatagatatcttaattattggaaagaaaatatattttgtgataataaatcagtacacggtaataagctgagaacatatagacagattaaagaaaataataaattggAAACCTATCTATTGTTAAATATAGACAGACAAGTAATAGGGCATTTTGCTAAAATTCGCATTAGTAATAGTGTTCTTAGAATTGAACACTGAGGGCGACACACTAAAACCCCTGtagaagaaagaatttgtccTTTGTGCCTCTTAAAAgtagaagatgaatttcatttcactttaaaatgtacaaaactaaatataattagagaccaattcttttccaaaattgttgaaATAGttccatctttttttaaatatgactaaggcagcaaccatttgattttctggtggtggggggggggggggggtgggggggtctatggattttttttctgtacaaacaagtcgaaaacaatttttttctttcaattttagcattacatatagtggcagctgagggggtaacaaacaatttttttttctgagaatcaaaaacaatttttttttctctccaaaaactggaaacaaactattttttccaaaaaaatctatagccaaaccccccccccccccccccccagaaaatcaaatggttgctgcctaatgaagcaagatttaaatttctttatacgTGTGGTGAGCCTGCCttgatataattagaattattgttaaatttataagcgacatgtacatttctagaaatgctgtactaaataactttgtggtaCCACCCCCTCACATgtacacggccaccgaaagctttattatagTGAAGTCAAGATGGTCGTGTGGTCAAGCGGGACTCATTAAGTGCAGTCTAGTAATCTACAACAATGGTATTTCTAATAGCAGATATTGGAATTTCGAGTCTTACTATACTTAAATTGGTTCAGAcaaacttaactttaatttctattaggaaataTTGAAATATTCCATTTTTTCCCTAAACATCTCTGtcgtcgggttattgtctctctctctctctctctctctctctctctctctctctctctctctctctctctctctctctctctctctcagtctCTGATTCtcaatgatgtaaaaaaaaatatagttacaCGGAAAATACAAGAACATTAAGTTATAGATAACAACCGATGTGTACGTTTGAAAATTAGGGTCCCTTCCACTAGCGTCTATGAGGAAGACCGCTCGGCCACCGAAGCCACTTGCTAAGTGAGTTTATCTAATTAAAAGAAACCTTTTAAAGAAATTTCTGATATATATAAAACTGATTAATATGCATGtgaatattaaaattttgtcctGTGACTATACATGATACGTTTACCTCGGCTAGTAAGATCTATTATAACAGGGATGGTGCAAATATGATCAAAAGAAACTACGAAGGAACTTGTGATCGTTACAACCCCATTTTTCACAACCATACAAAATGTCAGGATTTATGGTGTGTTAAAAAATATAAcgatataaatattaaaactgGACCAGCTGACCAGAGAGGATTTTCCACTGGGATTATCCCTCTGTAGATctacattgaaatgtaacagtATATAGACTTAAAAGTCAAACCAATGTACTGTAGTATCTAAAGAATTCTATGATAATTTGAATCTGATCAAAATTTCTGCAATAAGAAAAAACATATCATCGATTGTCAACAGAATGATTCATAAATATAATCCCATGTGGTACCTCTCTATTTTGGTAGCCAGCTGATTATTTAAACCAATGAAATTACAGTATTATGACATGACCTTGAATCATAaatatcatgtgtaaaaatcaATGCTATCACAACCGGAACCATACAAAATTTTCATAATTGAAAAACAACTTTATGTGGTTGAAACGTGTCCAGTGACgcaatattgataacaaaatttatGTGTGCTTGCAAAGGATTCAGGTTGACAAACACTGTGTTagactttttataaattttacaggTATTTTTCGATCTGTCACCCCTCTATATAAACTCGTCCGAGAAGGAAGTGATCATCACCTGTGAGACTGTCAAACACAAAACAACTTGAGCTGTTTGTGAGTGATTCTAGCAAGAATAATACTATTTGGATTTAAAAACATTAAGTTTTAAACATGCAAAACGAAAAGGATAAATCGTCTGATGTGAAAAGTTCCCTTTTGGATTCTTTGAAGAAATTTGTGGGCGCGGTTGAGGCGATGAATGAAACTGTGATGATTCCAAGTAGACTTAAAGACATGGAAATTTCAGCCTCCTCCAAACCAGTAAtcacagaaaataacaataacGAAACGTGCTCTTCTTTACCAGATATCGAACCAGGAACAAGCATGTACAGTTTTTACAAAGTGCTAAATAAACTTGAGAAGGAGATAGTTTCTGGACAGTCGGCAGAAGTTGATGATGCAGATTTTACTGACAGCAGTGACGATAATTCTGACAATTCGGACGATTCTGCAAATATATCGGCAACTAATTTCAAATATCATTTACGGGGACTTTTCAATTCTTTGAATCAAATGACAGCTACTGCCAAAGTTCTAACGGACACTTATGAAACTGAAGTAGGACAATGTACCAGGCATGCTCATTTTTCATCGTTCGCAGTTTAAAGCAGTGGTAACTTTTATGTGAAACACCGCATGCGGAACAAACAGTCATGCCAGTAACAACAGTGAGAGGGTAAAAACTGTCATGAATGCTGATGCAATATTGAAAGGAGTAACGGTACTTGAAACCGGTCGCTTTGCCAGTTTCAAAACTATAAAGTGCAATTTCTGTATGTTTTTTTGGCAACATTTAGTGAAACATTCGCACATTGAATGAAACTCTTCTTAGTTGGGCGTGATTGAGTGTAAGTGTTATTCAAGTCGTTGCCACAATACTGAAGGcatttaattttgtatcaagTATGGTTGTGAAGAGAGCGTGATTCAATAATTTTAATACGACATGCTTGGTGAATTACACTTTAAATTGTTGATGTGTtcatatgtattatttatttaatgttattCATGTTAAATGCTTTctacagtttcttttgaatataaaattataaagtttattattttttgttagttATATTATCGTGCAGTCTGTAGCTAAACATCTAAATCTGATGATCATGGTACATACAATGAATTATATTCGCGGTTCCAACGTAGGCAAGGTCAACTACAATGTATCTGTGTCATTTGTAACCACAaaaatactattgtttcagaattTCATCATTCCATACATACACTCCCAAAGTTTCTATTAGTAATAAGGGCTATGAAATTTGAGGAAATATAAACTGTTCTACTATATATAGCATTTTCTGATAACGGGAGCAAAATAAACATCTCCCCAAGTTCAAGTTTGGTTTCGGGTAATTTACCAAACATTTTTgccacaggcactcgtctcagaaaaaaaattcctatatacctttatataacacaaggtacttaactcgcAAATTAGAAAAATGTCAGTCGGTGACGAAATTACGTTATATGCCGATTTCTCGGGTGTCATAtaaaggtacaaatgtatatataggatttttttttgagTCGAGTGCCTGTGATTTTTGCTCATATCTGACAACCTGAAACTTGGTtctattatagatataggaagatgtggtatgagagccaatgagacaactctccatcaaaaagccttgactcacaccgaacagcaagctatattaTACTCTGTATCTGTATGAGGGGGAGGataggggtaagggagacagggagaaagggggtaggagaaaggagaaagagggtaggagaaaggagaggaaggctgggagaaaggagaaaaagttggagaaaggagaaaaaataaaatatctccttttaaaaaaatttctaatatttcaagaaaaaatatctcaaaaggagatgttttattctaatgggaaggagaacgggggtaggagaaaagagaagaggggtgggagaagggagaagggtaccccctgtcctccccctcctgTATGTGTACGTTGAAgataccaattctggcttttacTCAACGGGAGAGAAAGACGCCTTTTGGCGATGTGATTCATGTTGGAGAGCAGCCTTGAAGCTCTCAACTGTATCTGCGCATACAATACGGTCGTCCAGTTTGTTCCAGTGTAGTATGCTCTTGACAAAGAAAGAGTTCTTATATAGATCGGTGTTGCAAGGAATAGTGCCTTCGTATTGTTCTTCACTGAATTTGTCCACTATAATGGTACTTACAAAATTGCCAAATGTTTTAAGTTTGATTTTCCTCTACGGTTTACTTAGCTTTTAACAAGAAAATCTTCGGGATTAATTGCTTGGACCCACCCTTTAACCACTTTGTACAGAATACCAGCTGTTGACTTGTTCTTTTCGATTGTTGGTTGTCTAGTTCTAACTCGGCTAGCATTTTGGTGACCGACCCCTCTTCTCTAGACATGTAGTCGCCTGGAATGAATCTGGCTGCTCTGCGTTGTTACTTGTATTCTTTCCAATTGATTTATATCATGTTTTGTACGTATATATGGGTCCCATATTATTGAAACGCATGCCCCAGTTTTTGGCCCAGACCTCTAGATTTTGGAGGTATCGCTGTAGGAGTGTGTAGTTATGTTGGTTATTTATGTTCCTGTACAGGAGGCAGTCATCTGCGAAAAGTCTGACCGATGATTGAACTGCATTATTATTCTGGAAGGTCGTTAATGTGGCAGAGGAAGAGAAGGGGTCCTAGTACTGTACCTTGTGGTACACCGGAGTCAACTGAAGCTTCTGATGATTCCTTTCCATCTACGAAAGCTCTCATTTTCCTACTCAGTTTATATGTTGTGAAGATTTTTAAAGACACATTAGATTTAAATCAACATGGACATGCGACAGTGTAAGCGGGTCATTATGGAAAAaatagcttttctcatcacttggcgcccGTCGTCGTtctatcttttacaaaaatctgagaaaaatgacaaaaccaaacaaaaaagtGTCTGTTTActtttacatgctgaaaaaatAGGACATTTTTCAAGtattacattgagtctatgggagaaACATTGTGACTTTAACCGGGCATAATAAGAAATGGTCAACACAACTTTATAGAGTAGGGTATCAAACTTAGGGTAGGTAGGGGTATATTGAACAcgcatacttttttgtttggctCAAGCAATACATATAGTAAATGCAGCTGGAAAAAAAATGGTAAGATTAAACCTTATTCCGTGGGCACAAATCTGGTAATTCGtctttggatgaagagttgtctcatatcacatgttcttatttatatttgtatgaaaGAAATTTGACCTTAGTttctccaaaaaaaaacaaccaatataacataataaataatatagaaCTGAAATATTCCACGTGTGTTATGCATGCAAGTATACAAAAACTGTAATGTATCATTATGACATATATggttaaacaaattttaaatgtataCGGTACTAGTCTCGAGGTACTAGTAAACCAATCAATGTGAAGTGTCCATGCATGAACATGCTGTCGACTGCTATAGATTGCAGATACTAGTAATCTTTTTGACCTTCAATCATAATAATCCGAACAACTCCGCCGCTGGCACGCCCATTCGTCTGAATCAGTTTTTGTCGGGTGGCGGAAAACGTTGCAGAGATTTTCGTTACCATCAATTGGAAACTCCGACTATCAAATTTTAAGTATACATTGATAGTCGACCAACTGTCTGTGAAACGGTAGTATTTTTGTCACATAGGGGCATTTTTTATTATACAAGTGAACTACGGTTTTCTGTCGTACAAGAGTTGCATCGATCGTCGATATCATATTTGCGTGGTTTATGGATTCATAACGATTTCAGTGATTTGAATATAGTCTACATGTACAGTGTCTGTATGTAATGTCTCTTGTTAGTCGACTCAAGAACAAGAAAGCCCGACATGCAAACGATATTTATCTTGCGTGTCAAGTCTTGTTTTTGATTCGCACTTAAATGTGGatttatatatttaaacttttaatttttaattaaccCATTTTAGGATTACCTTATTTCACACATATATGATTATGTACATATAAATGTATAAGTATATAAACAAACAGTTAATGGCCTATTTGCAATAACTGATTGGCCCGTGTCATTTCTATCAGGACACAGGCATGTTGGTCTGCCAATCGAGATCGCTTAACCGTagaacaatattattttttatcgTTATGAAACCAAAAGAATTTATTCCAGGCCACTGAACTGTATACTAATtaatgttttcattgtttatttctttttaagtGTTTAATTGATTTATTATTATGATGTTAATGGCAGTATATGCTACATGTATGATGAATTAGTAACCTCATAAAACAAGCAAACTTACATAATTAACatattatatatgtacatgtatatatatttatgttagtATGTACCTTGTAAGACATCTTTTCATTGTTGTTCTAAAAGTTGTATACCCGTAGTTCAAAACCACATAAAGACCCCCCTTTGCTGCACAATACAGAACGTTGAGAAACCctgttgaaatagaacaaaagaatcgaagctctttgttagagaaggcgagaaatgcttactgtaatgtttaccatagtgacaaaatttttaaaagttaatagaaacaaacaaaattacaattttcttttctattacgaagtgttttattttataaacaccATTTgtataagttttcaatttatttagtacatagttaaggagaaaaattagatatcaagttgacgacatgggtatctttcaagttggatgtagaaaatgcataacctccgatttaaaaaataaaattaccacggacggaaaacatatcaatctattagttcagtaattttcgtgtctgcccttccattaagtgactcaagaaaaaattccaaaaaatgggtaacaattgtatcgaaaagagaagatcgagtgcacctttttatgtaaaGGCGTGTTTGAgttaaatattttgtcttgatatcttgcaaagcaagaatatttcatacatcgtctcgcttcagattctatcatttttatatatcaaagctacaggttgactttttaacataaaaaaatcacagtactaaaagatgaaatatatgggtcaagtgaaatatctatctaatgaatcacaaacagagtaggtgtgttcgaatagctatttttttactgaaagtacttgacgacagtctttgaAGTTGGATgataaaaatgcatatcttcgaaaaattctaattttttgtgtgtgataacaagggtttatagtcttcaactactaaaaaaatctagtctgcccttccacgaaatgttgaataagaatttttttaaatgtttatgaattttcgaaaattccgcctgacaaccgatcagacaatagttttaaattGAATCAATACAGACAAGATCATCAACCTGTGCtcataaggatcgtaatggtgaaATGTGGATAAATtgatcggtttccaagagcaaaattggcagcgcgtcatccctacaatggcttccatttctacgattgtgaaaatgaactggcgtaatggggagataattttgacgaagtagaatcctgactgagaTGTCTGATTGAGTTTTGAACtcgtttaaatataaaatttgaaaatatgaaaatagatcATTAACGTGCATAATATATCAATAGTTCGATGTCTTTTgagttattattgttattttttaaagctatttttggagaaaaaaacagAAGTTTAACCCTGCAACATGAGTATAAATTAAGGGTTGCATCCTGAATTCTGAAAATCTGTAAATAATTGACAGGGttcaaaattatgtaaaatttctgaaattggaagacattttttttataaaatcactgAGACTATGACTATggattttgttaacattattttattataggattaaacgtcttttaaaggaatttattggtgtataaactagACCAATTTACTCACATACAATTCGGacttttatgtataaaaaaagaagatgtggcatgattgccaatgagacaactatccacaagagaccaaaatgacacagacattaacaactataatcaccgtacggccttcaacaatgagcaaagcccataccgcatagtcagctataaaaagccccatgtttgtgagtgacttggtccagtttatacaccaataaatttctttaaataggCATGTATGTTTGTGAGTAAATTGGTCGAGTTTatgcacaaatatttttttttaaaaaggcgtttaatccttataattctttaaaattggagataaggaatatatttttttacgtcATTGAATAGGCCTAGCgcatgaatatacatgtatgtgatggTTAACGCAAACATATGTACTCCATGAATTTTGTTATCTGATAAAAAGTAAACTGCAAAAActcttattatcattcaaacgaatgtttttgtgtattattttattaaaagaataacgtgcagtgaaaataaattttgttaacgtcggtgttaggcagcaaccatttgattttcttggggggctatgggttttttttctacgcaaacttttttttttcgcctttggcgaaaaacaatctatttttttggcgacaagatgaaaacaattttttctttcaattttagcattacacaTAGTGGCAGCtaagggtgaaacaaacaattttttttttctcagggtcaaaaacaaattatttttttctccaaaaactggaaataaactttttttgcaaaaaaaaacccatagcccccccccccccccccccccccccgaaaatcaaatggttgctgccttattatcgccgccatcttgtttacattgtttaAGAAAAGAAGTTCCGTgaacgtcgtctatcgaaaaataaccaaCGTCAAGATCAATTACCGGAAgtcctctcgaccaatcatatcaacgtattcccttatatgcaaatcatattagaattattgaactatataaaatatataaacaaatgaaatagGGGAACGATCAATAACTTTGGGtttggtttaaaaaaagaaattctaaTCCCCATCCTGATGAAAAAAGTTTTGTAGTCAAGCAGATAGAAAAAAGCCAAATATTCTGACTCCAAATTTCCCCAATatcttatagtgttaaattttgaaaaatgtataatttgattgatagcgtcgaaaaattaaaacaaatgtttgcgtttaAAGCGCGCGAAAAAGATTTCTGactcaaaaaattaaataaatactcGATTTGAAGTTAAACTGTCATTTCGAACATATATCTTTCACCTGTTAAAAACTTTTCGAGGTAAAGTGATTCtaaataaaatgtatgtataGAGTTACACACATGACAAATTACCGAAATAGTTTTGCATGCATGATGTAGTTTGGATGATATATATGCTGATACCCAATTCCCCTATACACATACCCTACACCTACGTTTGACTCAAAGTTTGTGAAACCTagctggcgtataaaattataatcctgttacttttgataactacatgtatttacaccactgggtcgatgccactgctggtggacgtttcgtccccgagggtatcaccagcccagtagtcagcacttcggtgttgacatgaatatcaattatatggtcatttttataaattttctgtttacaaaacttttgaatttttcgaaaaactaaggattttcttaccccaggagtagattaccttagccgtatttggcacaacttttgggaattttggttcctcaatgctcttcaactttgtatttgtttggctttttaactattttgatctgagcgtcactgatgagtcttatgtagacaaaacgcgcgtctggcatataaaattataatcctggtacttttgataactaattattcaTCACTTTTGTTACCATAACATGATTTTACATTATTTCAGAAGCCCAGTAAAGCACATATTGCAGATATAAAGTAAAGTGCTAGGCCAAAAAATACGAATCATATATATGATAGGTCCGGATATTCTTATGCAGCTtaatataatatatgataaatgcaGAAAACTTTTACAAGCAGTTGGCAGCCCCTTTAGTAAATTCTGGATCCCACGCGCGCCTTGGTCCGGTGGTGTGATGGGTTAGTGATCTTCTAGGCTGTGTTGAGTCCTCTGTAAGGTGTGTAGTATACGTTCATACTTTGTTAGTGCTTGTCCACTATTGTGTGGCTCAGTTATGTGGCTCAGTTATGTGGCTGATTGATTTGTTTGCTCTGCAAAGTTATGATTGATACATGAACacatgcaaatatatatatttgatttcaaaCGTTTTTAAACGAGTTACAATAGATCTAAATTTTAAACTGGTGCATACTAGTCTATCACAtgaacaatttaattaaaaaaaatatagaataaagagTTAAAGTAACACGTGAATAATTTCATTACATAAAACTTAAGTCGAATTACATAAACTGGGAAagagatgaataaaaaaaatcttgttagCTAACACTGACATGGTTTAGTTTGAGCATATTTTATTGCTTATAATGACAAATGAATCAGAGACAAGTTTCATAACACAGTAAGGCCAAAGttgtatttttctatgttttatgtCCGCTTGTCTGTAGTTTCTTTTATCTATGTTTTGAAGTCCTTATAGTATAGCagaaaattaccaaaaaaaaaccaaccctgAAAATCATAATAATATGGGCAAAGGGATGCATGAACTGTGTggccaaataaaataattattacaatCATCATTTGCttcaaaatgataataataagaataaaaacagcaacactatatatatatatacactgatTTTTAGTTTTTTGCATACAATTTTTAACAGGTATAATTCTGATGTTGAAATTTTGCGTCAACATTTATGCCTTGTGTGTGATTTTCTTTCTGACTGCATGGATGATAATGTTTGGaaaatttacaaagaaaacctAATTTAAAACATACACGACCTTAcgttttctgtaaaatttattcataaatatagtcacgattaaaaaatattcaactatTAACATGTGACGATTATAACATATAAAGTCAAGGATAAATTCGCTTATATATAGGCGCCaacagtggcgtagctgggtcatttttacgtgtacgcccgaaccttggcgagggatatgCGGGGTGCCAACCGCTCAATGTCAAAGCACCTGTTGGTAGTGGGTTCGAAAGAATGAGATACcataatgattcctgtcagtaaaaaatcattgataacaacatacttttgaatctaaatggttttttttttggttttttttgttaaattttgtaatatgataacttattcatcgtgttaaactggaagctagccTTATGGgtccaaaccaatattacttttaaataagtttaaatggtGCCGTGAGTGAGCATATAATCAACAAAAGCACCTTAAGGAACacgaaa contains:
- the LOC139517156 gene encoding mid1-interacting protein 1A-like, whose protein sequence is MQNEKDKSSDVKSSLLDSLKKFVGAVEAMNETVMIPSRLKDMEISASSKPVITENNNNETCSSLPDIEPGTSMYSFYKVLNKLEKEIVSGQSAEVDDADFTDSSDDNSDNSDDSANISATNFKYHLRGLFNSLNQMTATAKVLTDTYETEVGQCTRHAHFSSFAV